The genome window GCCGCCACCGACGCCGGGGCCGCCGCCGCCGAACGGGTCGGCGAACTCGTGTCGGTTCACGTCATTCCGCGCCCGCACGCCGAACTCGAACTGATCCTCCCTCAGGGAGCGCTGGGTGACGCCGGCTGATCGGGGCTGGTCCATCGATGCACTCGGTCTCGTCGAGACGCGCGGTCTGGTAGGAGCCCTCGAGGCGGCAGATGCCGGGACCAAGGCCGCCGACGTGCGGCTCCTCGGCACCGAACGCGCCGACGCCGCCCTGGTTACCGTCAAGTTCCTGGGGGAAGTCGCCGCCGTGAAGGCAGCCGTTGATGCGGCCGCCGCGGCGGCGCAGCGCGTGGGGCAACTCGTGGCTGTCCACGTCATCCCCCGTCCGCACGAGGAGCTGGGCCCGGTCGCCGAGGACGACGAGGGGAGCGATGCTCCCATCCCGCGAGAGCGACTCGACCGGGAGCAGCTCGAGCAGCTCAAGGTCGTGGAACTGCGCTCCCTCGCGCGCCGTATCGCCGCGTTTCCTCTCAAGGGGCGCGACGTGGCGCGCGCCGGCCGCGATGAACTGCTCGCCGCCTTTCGTGCCCTGAGCAGCGGCTGACCGCTCGGCTCCCATGGACGCCGATCTGCGCAGCATCCAGGAAGCGCGCGATCTCGTCGCCAGCGCGGCGCAGGCGCAACGCGACTTCGCTCAGGCGTCGCAGGAGCACGTCGATCGCGTCGTCCATGCCATGGCCACTGCGGCGTCGAGCGCCGCGGAACCACTCGCGCGCCTGGCGGTGGACGAGACGCGTATGGGCGTCTACGAACACAAGGTCATCAAGAATCGCTTCGCCTCCGAGCTGCTGCTCGAGTACATCCTCCCGATGCGCACCGTGGGCGTCCTGCGCGAGGATCGCGAGCGGAAGGTGCGTGAGCTGGCCGT of Gemmatimonadaceae bacterium contains these proteins:
- a CDS encoding BMC domain-containing protein; this encodes MDALGLVETRGLVGALEAADAGTKAADVRLLGTERADAALVTVKFLGEVAAVKAAVDAAAAAAQRVGQLVAVHVIPRPHEELGPVAEDDEGSDAPIPRERLDREQLEQLKVVELRSLARRIAAFPLKGRDVARAGRDELLAAFRALSSG